One genomic segment of Pseudomonas fortuita includes these proteins:
- a CDS encoding RHS repeat domain-containing protein, translating to MPFADGISTLARIRDETRTLLALETEASELRFVLNPQTAHAATLRALLSNERLSQLYLPDIDQPFEIEYDALNVPGQAQLLLPRRFIGPLGARDIVHWSQDSEGLRMPEGGPLAFLPRVMGWTHTSAGPGSELQRSYQWIGDHNHLGYGSDQAFEWHSGRDNLYQVNSDYQYQMVEEQTDGQGMLLATVERTWDRFHLQVSEVTRRGHCETREQTLYGVDPALSWEEQPAWCQLPHEVSVTYLDHSRPGQSRSESTRYVYDDFGNPLRVLFPSGVEECYEYYPAEGAEGCPADALGRVRFLKKKTVIPVIAKGAAPVLATTYTYQALPSLIEGALPHILVASEQLEGPENRVIEHTRQFYLTTAGTTYGREEKSVVTLDGKCTTTFYSYSATADALVTEVTLQGFENDEENRSSTAHAQSMLTGQTLWERHDSGAITRYEYDRLGRVVCTRSAAGSPYQTQRLARYHLNDEFARQARPNGQYNPVLIEQVDITGRRQRQWLDGEGRVVSIHLEDLDNSPGVFRETSRNQYDALGRLVSQTSLDWLKADNLLTLTRTVRYDDWGHACQVTSLEGIEQHLHHDPITRRSEQWQAAGKLQGPRQVISHNAAGSPVEQQDYDTRGRHTRTLLLLRDGLDRVIEQRIQVEGSPDIVTRLRHDAYSRIIEKHLPDNTVVTWTFAEHSDGHHPQSIAVSSSVGEAQAMSETAWILGRQTFDGLGRQRSVQVAGRTTHYHYRPGQLPPVANTLADGKHVTYRYEPQLGNALLGTAADGEAEQQLTYHATLGIPTNARGGLGSLSWKLTPSGLPLRDSWCLDEVEHTTHWRHSLNGLPVGFTDAAGAEHHRHLDRFGRLQRLEVDGVQTEFSYDALSRPLSITTHDPARARSLTRRISYDTMGREQRSVYTVSDTEGERSITLTLAYSALDQVIQRSINGAEEYFDYDRRGRLVRYRSSADGAPLDPFGNPIVEQRYTFNPLDGYQRVVSTFADGSQDAAEFSYVANDPTQLSAVTHSHPSWPARIELTYDACGRLIADSMGRTLTWNSSDRLVQVEHSGSSCHYHYDASGNLCERELDHGRVRSFYSAGQLTHEQHGELRLGLIGDGAEVFAVSCKDGGESTIRLLGCDGQGTVRLQVDERLRQCHYSPHGAEPENDQQAPFGFAGLRREPLTGWYIPAGYRPYDPVLMTFLSPDSDSPFDRGGLNAYAYCAGDPVNRIDPDGHSWVGWTIAGVGLAIGAAAAISTLGAAVPAIVALYGGSALTGSAALAIGNAALNAISLSTGIASMTMQASGADEKAANVLGWISLGTGLASAVIGMAPGSTKVASKALRSPGRANAKRAFANPMTPAPRQVQNTAVIYSADGMANDVAMHYNFVGQGIRAFETHGSKAGQLMNGAGQMEDAVRVALREIAPRLAGMADNQPIVLLACYGGKSGAAQRIANVLQRPVHGYDRPIWVHRAGFMQSLEVTAQTSNLPRQQISRWRQLMGQTGPFSATPDRELATGRLYFPQ from the coding sequence ATGCCCTTCGCCGACGGTATATCGACGCTGGCCAGGATCCGCGATGAAACCCGTACATTGCTGGCCCTGGAAACCGAAGCCAGTGAACTGCGTTTCGTGCTCAATCCACAAACGGCCCACGCCGCTACTCTGAGGGCGCTGCTGAGCAATGAGCGCTTGAGCCAGCTGTACCTCCCCGACATCGACCAGCCATTCGAAATCGAGTACGACGCCCTGAACGTGCCGGGGCAGGCGCAGCTCCTCTTGCCACGTCGCTTTATCGGCCCTCTCGGTGCCCGTGACATCGTCCACTGGTCCCAGGACAGTGAAGGCCTGCGCATGCCCGAAGGCGGCCCCCTGGCATTCCTGCCCCGCGTCATGGGATGGACCCATACCAGTGCTGGCCCGGGCAGTGAGCTCCAACGCAGCTACCAGTGGATCGGCGATCACAACCACCTGGGCTATGGCAGCGACCAGGCGTTCGAATGGCATAGCGGGCGGGACAACCTCTACCAGGTCAACAGCGACTATCAATACCAGATGGTGGAAGAACAGACCGATGGCCAGGGCATGCTTCTGGCCACAGTCGAACGCACCTGGGACCGTTTCCACCTGCAGGTAAGTGAAGTGACCCGCCGGGGGCACTGTGAAACGCGCGAGCAAACGCTCTACGGCGTCGATCCGGCACTCAGTTGGGAGGAGCAACCGGCCTGGTGCCAGTTGCCCCACGAAGTATCGGTCACCTATCTGGATCATTCCCGGCCCGGCCAAAGCCGCAGCGAGAGCACCCGCTATGTCTATGACGACTTCGGCAACCCTCTGCGCGTGCTATTCCCCAGCGGCGTCGAGGAATGTTACGAATACTACCCGGCAGAAGGTGCCGAAGGCTGCCCCGCAGACGCACTCGGCCGGGTACGTTTCCTGAAAAAAAAGACCGTTATCCCCGTCATCGCCAAAGGCGCAGCCCCTGTTCTGGCCACTACTTATACCTACCAGGCGCTACCTTCGCTGATCGAAGGCGCGTTGCCCCACATACTGGTGGCCAGCGAGCAGCTCGAAGGCCCCGAGAACCGGGTGATCGAGCATACCCGGCAGTTCTACCTGACCACTGCAGGTACCACGTATGGCCGGGAAGAAAAGAGCGTCGTCACCCTCGACGGCAAATGCACAACTACCTTTTACAGCTACAGTGCCACCGCGGATGCACTGGTGACCGAAGTCACCCTGCAGGGCTTTGAGAACGATGAAGAAAACCGCTCCAGCACCGCTCATGCACAATCGATGCTCACCGGCCAGACTCTCTGGGAGCGGCACGACAGCGGTGCCATTACCCGTTATGAATATGACCGATTAGGCCGTGTGGTATGCACCAGGTCCGCAGCAGGCAGCCCTTACCAGACCCAGCGCCTGGCCCGTTATCACCTCAACGACGAGTTCGCCAGGCAAGCCAGGCCGAACGGCCAGTACAATCCGGTATTGATCGAGCAGGTCGATATCACCGGCCGCCGACAGCGCCAATGGCTCGACGGCGAAGGCCGGGTCGTGAGCATTCACCTTGAAGACCTCGATAACAGCCCGGGCGTGTTCCGCGAAACAAGCCGCAACCAGTACGATGCCCTCGGACGCCTGGTCAGCCAGACCTCACTGGACTGGCTCAAGGCCGACAACCTGCTCACCTTGACCCGCACAGTCCGCTACGACGACTGGGGCCACGCCTGCCAGGTGACCAGCCTGGAAGGCATCGAACAGCACCTCCACCACGACCCCATCACCCGCCGCAGCGAACAGTGGCAAGCGGCAGGCAAGTTACAGGGGCCGCGCCAGGTCATCTCGCACAACGCTGCCGGCAGCCCGGTGGAACAGCAGGATTACGATACCCGCGGGCGACACACCCGCACCCTGCTACTGCTGCGCGACGGCCTCGACCGGGTCATCGAGCAGCGCATCCAGGTAGAAGGCTCACCCGACATCGTCACCCGCCTGCGCCATGACGCCTACTCACGCATCATCGAAAAGCACCTGCCGGACAATACAGTGGTGACCTGGACCTTCGCCGAGCACAGTGATGGCCATCACCCGCAAAGCATTGCTGTCAGCTCGAGCGTCGGTGAGGCGCAGGCAATGAGCGAAACCGCCTGGATACTCGGCCGCCAGACCTTCGATGGGCTCGGCCGGCAGCGCTCGGTGCAGGTCGCCGGGCGTACCACCCACTATCACTACCGCCCAGGCCAGCTGCCGCCCGTCGCCAACACCTTGGCCGATGGCAAGCACGTGACCTACCGCTACGAGCCTCAGTTGGGCAATGCCCTGCTAGGCACCGCAGCCGACGGCGAAGCCGAGCAGCAGCTGACCTATCATGCCACGCTCGGCATTCCGACCAACGCCCGCGGCGGGCTCGGCAGCCTCAGCTGGAAACTCACGCCTTCCGGGCTGCCCTTGCGCGACAGCTGGTGCCTCGACGAGGTCGAGCACACCACCCATTGGCGCCATTCGCTCAACGGGTTGCCAGTGGGATTCACCGACGCTGCGGGAGCCGAACACCATCGCCATCTCGACAGGTTCGGGCGCCTGCAGCGCCTTGAGGTAGACGGCGTACAAACCGAGTTCAGCTACGACGCCCTCTCCCGCCCGCTGAGCATTACCACCCACGACCCTGCCCGTGCGCGGAGCCTGACCCGGCGAATCAGCTACGACACCATGGGCCGAGAACAGCGCAGCGTCTACACCGTGAGCGATACCGAGGGGGAGCGTAGCATCACCCTGACGCTGGCCTATTCAGCCCTCGACCAAGTGATCCAGCGCAGCATCAACGGCGCCGAAGAGTATTTCGACTACGACCGGCGGGGCCGCTTGGTACGCTACCGCTCCAGCGCCGACGGCGCGCCACTCGACCCGTTCGGCAATCCCATCGTCGAACAACGCTATACCTTCAACCCGCTGGATGGTTATCAGCGAGTGGTCAGCACCTTTGCCGACGGTAGCCAGGACGCGGCTGAGTTCAGCTACGTGGCGAACGATCCGACCCAGCTCAGCGCGGTTACCCACTCCCACCCAAGCTGGCCAGCCCGCATCGAACTGACGTACGACGCCTGTGGCCGGCTCATCGCCGACAGTATGGGCCGCACCTTGACCTGGAACAGCTCCGACCGCTTGGTACAGGTCGAGCACAGTGGCTCTAGCTGCCATTACCACTACGACGCCAGCGGTAACCTCTGCGAACGTGAACTGGACCATGGCCGGGTACGCAGTTTTTACAGCGCCGGGCAACTGACCCACGAACAGCACGGTGAGCTGCGCCTGGGGCTGATTGGTGACGGCGCCGAAGTGTTTGCCGTGAGCTGCAAGGATGGCGGGGAGTCCACCATCCGCCTGCTTGGCTGCGATGGCCAAGGCACCGTACGGTTGCAAGTCGACGAGCGACTGCGCCAGTGCCATTACAGCCCGCATGGCGCCGAACCCGAAAACGACCAGCAAGCTCCGTTCGGTTTTGCCGGGCTGCGCCGCGAACCGCTGACGGGCTGGTACATCCCTGCCGGCTACCGGCCATACGATCCTGTCCTGATGACCTTCCTCAGCCCCGACAGTGATAGCCCGTTCGACCGTGGTGGGCTCAATGCCTACGCGTACTGCGCCGGTGATCCGGTCAACCGCATCGACCCCGATGGTCACAGCTGGGTCGGCTGGACGATCGCAGGCGTAGGCCTGGCGATAGGCGCAGCGGCCGCAATCAGCACGTTGGGCGCCGCCGTGCCCGCCATTGTCGCCCTGTATGGCGGCAGTGCGCTGACCGGCAGTGCGGCGCTGGCAATCGGCAATGCCGCACTGAACGCTATCTCCCTGAGCACCGGTATCGCCAGCATGACGATGCAAGCCAGTGGCGCGGACGAAAAAGCCGCCAACGTACTGGGCTGGATATCACTGGGTACTGGCTTGGCCAGTGCCGTAATCGGTATGGCGCCTGGCTCGACCAAAGTCGCCAGCAAAGCGCTCCGCTCACCTGGCAGGGCTAATGCCAAGCGTGCGTTCGCCAACCCGATGACGCCCGCCCCCCGGCAGGTACAAAACACCGCCGTGATCTACTCGGCTGACGGCATGGCCAACGACGTTGCCATGCATTACAACTTCGTGGGGCAAGGTATCCGTGCCTTCGAAACCCACGGCAGCAAGGCTGGCCAGTTGATGAACGGCGCAGGCCAGATGGAAGATGCCGTACGTGTTGCACTGCGGGAAATCGCACCGCGCCTCGCCGGCATGGCCGACAACCAACCTATCGTCTTGCTGGCCTGTTATGGCGGCAAGAGTGGAGCAGCACAACGCATCGCCAATGTGCTGCAGCGGCCGGTACATGGCTATGACAGACCCATCTGGGTACATCGTGCCGGTTTCATGCAGTCCCTTGAAGTGACAGCTCAGACCAGCAATCTACCCAGGCAGCAAATATCAAGATGGCGCCAACTGATGGGCCAGACCGGGCCGTTTTCCGCGACTCCCGACAGAGAGCTGGCGACCGGCAGGCTGTATTTTCCTCAATAG
- a CDS encoding iron-sulfur-binding ferredoxin reductase gives MPEICVGERRWAVPTGSNLLDALNEAGLNVPYSCRAGSCHACLVHCLEGQPADALPEALALDKHAQGWRLACQCRVVGDLRVAVFDPLQDGIPAQVCALDWYGDVLRLRVRPERALRYQAGQHVLLWNGSIARPYSLASLPGEDDFLEFHIDCQRPGLFCDKARSLDVGDVLRLGELRGGALHYEQDWHARPLWLLAAGTGLAPLLGILREALRQGHQGDIRVMHVAATAQQHYLTAPLAALAVEHPNVSVEFIVAEQLQAWLQGLRLSSRHTVALACGAPGRIEEFARRLFIAGLPRNQLFADAFVDRAPP, from the coding sequence ATGCCCGAAATTTGCGTGGGCGAGCGCCGCTGGGCGGTGCCCACTGGCAGCAACTTGCTCGATGCCTTGAACGAGGCCGGCCTGAATGTGCCCTACAGCTGCCGGGCCGGCAGTTGCCATGCTTGCCTGGTGCATTGCCTGGAGGGGCAACCGGCGGATGCCTTGCCTGAGGCACTGGCGCTGGATAAGCATGCACAAGGCTGGCGCCTGGCGTGCCAGTGCCGTGTAGTGGGGGACCTGCGCGTAGCGGTATTCGACCCTCTGCAGGACGGCATCCCCGCTCAGGTGTGTGCGCTGGACTGGTACGGTGATGTGTTGCGCCTACGCGTGCGTCCAGAGCGAGCGCTGCGTTATCAAGCCGGGCAGCATGTGCTTCTGTGGAACGGTTCGATCGCCCGGCCGTATTCACTGGCAAGCCTGCCGGGCGAAGACGACTTTCTCGAATTTCATATCGACTGCCAGCGGCCTGGTTTATTTTGCGACAAGGCTCGCAGCCTTGATGTTGGCGACGTACTGCGGTTGGGTGAGCTGCGGGGTGGGGCGCTGCATTATGAGCAGGACTGGCACGCGCGGCCGCTATGGTTGCTGGCGGCGGGTACCGGCCTCGCACCGTTATTGGGCATCCTGCGCGAGGCGCTGCGTCAAGGGCATCAGGGGGATATCCGGGTCATGCACGTGGCGGCGACGGCGCAGCAGCATTACCTGACTGCGCCCCTAGCCGCGTTGGCTGTGGAACACCCGAATGTGAGCGTGGAGTTTATCGTTGCCGAGCAGCTGCAAGCTTGGCTGCAAGGCTTGCGCCTGTCGTCGCGGCACACCGTGGCCTTGGCATGCGGTGCACCGGGGAGGATCGAGGAGTTTGCGCGGCGCTTGTTCATTGCCGGGTTGCCGCGAAACCAGTTGTTTGCCGATGCTTTCGTTGACCGCGCGCCACCGTGA